In a genomic window of Physeter macrocephalus isolate SW-GA chromosome 14, ASM283717v5, whole genome shotgun sequence:
- the ALG1 gene encoding chitobiosyldiphosphodolichol beta-mannosyltransferase isoform X1 yields the protein MAASCVVLLALALSLLLLVAWKRWRWGRAARHVIVVVLGDVGRSPRMQYHALSLAKRGFSVTFLGFCTSKPHDELLQSDRIRIVSLTELQRLAVGPHILQYGVKVVFQAVHLLWKLMCRKPAAYIFLQNPPGLPAIAVCWFVGCLCGSKLVIDWHNYTYSIMGLVHGPGHPLVLLAKWYEKLCGRLSHLNLCVTNAMREDLAENWGIKAVTVYDKPASFFKETPLDLQHQLFMKLSRTYSAFRACSEPSDPGMERSAFTERDAQSGTVTCLPGRPALLVSSTSWTEDEDFSVLLAALEKFEQLIDDGESLPPLVCVITGKGPLKEYYSRLICQKHFQHIQVCTPWLEAEDYPLLLGSADLGVCLHRSSSGLDLPMKVVDMFGCCLPVCAVNFQCLHELVKHEENGLVFEDSEELAAQLQMLFSKFPDPAGKLNQFCKNLRESEQLRWDESWKRTVLPLITDT from the exons ATGGCGGCTTCCTGTGTGGTCCTGCTGGCGCTGGCCCTGTCGCTGCTGCTTCTGGTGGCGTGGAAGCGCTGGCGGTGGGGGCGCGCGGCCCGCCACGTGATTGTCGTGGTGCTGGGCGACGTGGGCCGCAGTCCCCGCATGCAGTATCACGCACTGTCGTTGGCCAAGCGCGGCTTCTCCGTGACCTTCTTGGGGTTCTGCA CCTCCAAACCCCACGATGAGCTCTTGCAGAGCGACAGAATTCGGATTGTGAGTCTGACAGAACTTCAGAGACTTGCAG TTGGGCCCCACATTCTCCAGTATGGAGTCAAAGTTGTGTTTCAGGCAGTGCACTTGCTGTGGAAGTTGATGTGCAGGAAGCCAGCAGCTTACATCTTTCTCCAG AACCCTCCGGGCCTGCCCGCCATTGCCGTGTGCTGGTTTGTAGGCTGCCTCTGCGGGAGCAAGCTCGTCATCGACTGGCACAACTACACCTACTCCATTATGGGTCTGGTGCACGGCCCCGGCCACCCCCTTGTTCTGCTGGCCAAGTG GTATGAGAAGCTCTGCGGACGCCTGTCCCACCTGAACCTGTGTGTGACCAATGCGATGCGGGAAGACCTGGCAGAGAACTGGGGCATCAA AGCTGTGACTGTCTACGACAAGCCAGCATCTTTCTTTAAAGAGACGCCTTTGGACCTGCAACACCAGCTCTTTATGAAGCTGAGCCGCACCTACTCTGCATTCAGGGCCTG TTCAGAACCCTCGGACCCGGGCATGGAGAGGTCGGCCTTCACGGAGCGGGATGCCCAGAGTGGAACAGTGACCTGCCTTCCCGGGCGGCCGGCCCTTTTGGTCAGCAGCACAAGCTGGACAG AGGATGAAGACTTCTCCGTCTTGTTGGCAGCATTAGAAA AGTTCGAACAGCTGATCGACGATGGAGAAAGCCTCCCTCCTCTGGTCTGTGTTATAACAG GCAAAGGGCCTCTGAAGGAGTATTACAGCCGCCTCATCTGCCAGAAGCATTTCCAGCACATCCAGGTCTGTACCCCATGGCTGGAGGCCGAGGACTACCCCTTGCTTCTAG GGTCTGCGGACCTGGGCGTCTGCCTGCACCGGTCCTCCAGTGGCCTGGACCTGCCCATGAAGGTGGTGGACATGTTCGGGTGCTGCCTGCCTGTGTGTGCCGTGAACTTCCAGTG CTTACACGAGCTTGTGAAACACGAGGAAAATGGCCTGGTCTTCGAGGACTCAGAGGAGCTGGCAGCTCAGTTGCAG ATGCTTTTCTCAAAGTTTCCTGATCCTGCTGGCAAACTGAACCAGTTCTGCAAGAACCTCCGGGAGTCAGAGCAGCTTCGATGGGATGAGAGCTGGAAGCGGACAGTGCTCCCTTTGATTACGGACACGTGA
- the ALG1 gene encoding chitobiosyldiphosphodolichol beta-mannosyltransferase isoform X2, protein MAASCVVLLALALSLLLLVAWKRWRWGRAARHVIVVVLGDVGRSPRMQYHALSLAKRGFSVTFLGFCTSKPHDELLQSDRIRIVSLTELQRLAVGPHILQYGVKVVFQAVHLLWKLMCRKPAAYIFLQNPPGLPAIAVCWFVGCLCGSKLVIDWHNYTYSIMGLVHGPGHPLVLLAKWYEKLCGRLSHLNLCVTNAMREDLAENWGIKAVTVYDKPASFFKETPLDLQHQLFMKLSRTYSAFRACSEPSDPGMERSAFTERDAQSGTVTCLPGRPALLVSSTSWTEDEDFSVLLAALESKGPLKEYYSRLICQKHFQHIQVCTPWLEAEDYPLLLGSADLGVCLHRSSSGLDLPMKVVDMFGCCLPVCAVNFQCLHELVKHEENGLVFEDSEELAAQLQMLFSKFPDPAGKLNQFCKNLRESEQLRWDESWKRTVLPLITDT, encoded by the exons ATGGCGGCTTCCTGTGTGGTCCTGCTGGCGCTGGCCCTGTCGCTGCTGCTTCTGGTGGCGTGGAAGCGCTGGCGGTGGGGGCGCGCGGCCCGCCACGTGATTGTCGTGGTGCTGGGCGACGTGGGCCGCAGTCCCCGCATGCAGTATCACGCACTGTCGTTGGCCAAGCGCGGCTTCTCCGTGACCTTCTTGGGGTTCTGCA CCTCCAAACCCCACGATGAGCTCTTGCAGAGCGACAGAATTCGGATTGTGAGTCTGACAGAACTTCAGAGACTTGCAG TTGGGCCCCACATTCTCCAGTATGGAGTCAAAGTTGTGTTTCAGGCAGTGCACTTGCTGTGGAAGTTGATGTGCAGGAAGCCAGCAGCTTACATCTTTCTCCAG AACCCTCCGGGCCTGCCCGCCATTGCCGTGTGCTGGTTTGTAGGCTGCCTCTGCGGGAGCAAGCTCGTCATCGACTGGCACAACTACACCTACTCCATTATGGGTCTGGTGCACGGCCCCGGCCACCCCCTTGTTCTGCTGGCCAAGTG GTATGAGAAGCTCTGCGGACGCCTGTCCCACCTGAACCTGTGTGTGACCAATGCGATGCGGGAAGACCTGGCAGAGAACTGGGGCATCAA AGCTGTGACTGTCTACGACAAGCCAGCATCTTTCTTTAAAGAGACGCCTTTGGACCTGCAACACCAGCTCTTTATGAAGCTGAGCCGCACCTACTCTGCATTCAGGGCCTG TTCAGAACCCTCGGACCCGGGCATGGAGAGGTCGGCCTTCACGGAGCGGGATGCCCAGAGTGGAACAGTGACCTGCCTTCCCGGGCGGCCGGCCCTTTTGGTCAGCAGCACAAGCTGGACAG AGGATGAAGACTTCTCCGTCTTGTTGGCAGCATTAGAAA GCAAAGGGCCTCTGAAGGAGTATTACAGCCGCCTCATCTGCCAGAAGCATTTCCAGCACATCCAGGTCTGTACCCCATGGCTGGAGGCCGAGGACTACCCCTTGCTTCTAG GGTCTGCGGACCTGGGCGTCTGCCTGCACCGGTCCTCCAGTGGCCTGGACCTGCCCATGAAGGTGGTGGACATGTTCGGGTGCTGCCTGCCTGTGTGTGCCGTGAACTTCCAGTG CTTACACGAGCTTGTGAAACACGAGGAAAATGGCCTGGTCTTCGAGGACTCAGAGGAGCTGGCAGCTCAGTTGCAG ATGCTTTTCTCAAAGTTTCCTGATCCTGCTGGCAAACTGAACCAGTTCTGCAAGAACCTCCGGGAGTCAGAGCAGCTTCGATGGGATGAGAGCTGGAAGCGGACAGTGCTCCCTTTGATTACGGACACGTGA
- the EEF2KMT gene encoding protein-lysine N-methyltransferase EEF2KMT isoform X3 yields the protein MKHPPSVKYAWSFLSELIRKHEAIHTEPLDELYEALAEILTAEEPIRCHRSYLLPSGDSVTLSESTAIISHGTTGLVTWNAALYLAEWATENPAGFANRTVLELGSGAGLTGLAICKMCQPRAYVFSDCHSHVLEQLQENVLLNGLSLEPNVAALAQHPGHDTADAESPRVMVARVDWDIVTVPQLAAFQPDIVIAAGTAQLRPLECGLPEAPPGFQCWEGDDVLYCPETVLSLVGVLQKLSACQKDQRAPDAYVAFTIRNPETCQLFTTELGRAGIPWEEVPRHDQKLFPYEEHSEMAILKLML from the exons CACGAGGCTATCCACACGGAGCCTTTGGACGAGCTGTACGAGGCGTTGGCGGAGATCCTGACGGCCGAGGAGCCCATCCGGTGCCACCGGAGCTACCTGCTG CCCTCCGGGGACTCTGTCACGCTCTCCGAGAGCACGGCCATCATTTCCCATGGCACCACGGGCCTGGTCACGTGGAACGCCGCGCTTTACCTGGCAGAGTGGGCCACGGAGAACCCAGCGGGCTTTGCTAACAG GACTGTCTTAGAGCTTGGCAGTGGAGCCGGCCTCACGGGCCTGGCCATTTGCAAGATGTGCCAGCCCAGAGCATACGTCTTCAGTGACTGTCACAGCCATGTCCTCGAGCAGCTCCAAGAGAACGTCCTTCTCAACGGCCTCTCATTGGAGCCAAATGTCGCCGCCCTGGCCCAGCACCCAGGACACGACACCGCCGATGCAGAGAGccccagggtgatggtggcccggGTGGACTGGGACATTGTGACGGTCCCTCAGCTTGCTGCCTTCCAGCCAGACATCGTCATTGCCGCAGGTACCGCCCAGCTCAGGCCACTGGAGTGTGGCCTCCCTGAAGCTCCACCTGGCTTTCAGTGCTGGGAAGGTGATG ATGTGCTATATTGCCCAGAAACTGTCCTCTCCCTGGTCGGGGTCCTGCAGAAGCTCTCTGCCTGCCAGAAGGACCAGCGGGCTCCTGACGCCTACGTTGCCTTCACCATCCGCAACCCAGAGACGTGTCAGCTGTTCACCACGGAGCTGG GCCGGGCTGGAATCCCGTGGGAAGAAGTGCCTCGTCACGACCAGAAACTGTTTCCCTACGAAGAGCACTCGGAGATGGCAATTCTGAAACTAATGCTGTAG